In a genomic window of Quercus lobata isolate SW786 chromosome 4, ValleyOak3.0 Primary Assembly, whole genome shotgun sequence:
- the LOC115985576 gene encoding uncharacterized protein LOC115985576, with the protein MDPLKYLFVKHALSGRFLRWLILLVEFDLKYVARKTIKRSAMLDFCAENPIEQENGKEDFPDEDILDVKLGTWKMYFDGAVNQYGNGIGILLITPKGSHIPLEIELNFDSTNNMAEYETCIAGMEALRVLRVKEAKVFGDLTLVIAQAQKLWKVKEEHLKPYQQYLEDLTKTFDKIEYIIIPRAQNQFANALATLASMAEIPKGV; encoded by the coding sequence ATGGACCCATTGAAGTATCTCTTTGTGAAGCATGCTTTGAGTGGAAGATTTTTAAGATGGTTGATCTTATTGGTAGAATTCGATTTGAAGTATGTGGCTCGAAAAACTATAAAAAGGAGTGCCATGTTAGATTTTTGTGCTGAGAATCCTATAGAGCAGGAAAATGGTAAAGAAGATTTTCCAGATGAGGACATTTTGGATGTTAAGTTAGGGACATGGAAGATGTACTTTGATGGAGCCGTAAACCAATATGGGAATGGGATAGGAATACTCTTGATCACTCCCAAGGGATCTCACATACCTTTGGAAATCGAGTTAAACTTTGATTCAACAAATAACATGGCTGAATATGAGACTTGTATTGCTGGAATGGAAGCTCTTCGAGTGTTAAGGGTAAAGGAGGCCAAAGTCTTTGGAGATTTAACTTTGGTTATAGCCCAAGCACAAAAGTTGTGGAAGGTGAAGGAGGAACACTTAAAGCCTTATCAACAATACTTGGAGGACTTGACCAAGACCTTTGACAAGATTGAGTACATAATCATCCCTAGAGCTCAAAATCAATTTGCAAATGCCTTAGCTACCTTGGCCTCCATGGCTGAAATACCCAAGGGAGTGTGA